The DNA region GGAAAGTGATTTAAAAACCATAACTGTTGAAGAGTATTTTGGAAATGCACCAAACATCAATTTTACGTCAGATGTAAAAGATGCTTTTGTCAATATGTCAAACAACACAAAAATTACAAATTATTGGCAATGGTTTTTAATAGCATCCATACTGTTTTTAATAATTGAAATATTATTGCTTAAATTCCTTTAATTATGAACCTACTTATAAAATCCGCAAAAATAATTGACAGTAAAAGTCCGTATCATTTAAAAAAACGGGATGTTTTAATTGAAAAAGGAAAAATTGCCAATATTGCTTCTACAATAAAAAACCCAAATAAGATAAAGGAAATTAAATTAGAAAATCTCCATATTTCTACGGGATGGTTCGATACGAGCGTTTCTTTTGCGGAGCCTGGTTTTGAAGAACGTGAAACCATAGCAAACGGATTAAAAGTTGCCGCAAAAAGTGGCTTTACCGCTGTGGCAATGAATCCAAATACAAATCCTGTAATCGATAACAAATCTGCTGTTGAATTTTTAGTCAATAAAGCCAAAGGAAATGCTGTACAATTATTTCCGATAGCAAACCTAACTCAAAAAGCAGAAGGAAAAGAATTGGCAGAATTATTTGACATGTACAGTTCTGGTGCTATAGCCTTTGGCGATTATGACAAACCTGTAAACAATGCTAATTTGATGAAAATAGCACTACTTTACGCCCAAAATTTTGATGGATTGGTGTTGAGCTTTCCACAGGACAATTCATTGAGCAATAATGGCGTAGCCAATGAAGGTAAAGTTGCAACTAAGTTAGGTTTAAAAGGCAATCCCGCATTAGCGGAAGAACTACAAGTGGCTAGAGATTTATTTTTATTGGAATATGCAGGAGGCAAATTGCACATACCAACCATTTCCACAGCTAAATCTGTCAAACTAATTGCAGAAGCCAAGAAAAAAGGCTTGGATGTTACTTGCAGTGTAAGTTCACATCATTTGTTCTTAACGGATAACGAATTGAATGAATTCAACACCAATTATAAGGTATCTCCACCTTTAAGGGAAAGAAACGATGTAAATGGGCTAAAAAAAGGGGTTATTAACGGAACTATTGACATGATAACTTCCGATCATAATCCAATTGACATAGAAAACAAAAAAGTAGAATTTGAAAACGCAATGTCAGGAACTATTGGACTTGAGAGCCTTTTTGGGGCTATAAACACCCTTTTCCCCTTAGAAAAAACCATAGATTGTATAACAAATGTACCCAGAAAGCGTTTTAACATTGAAAATCCGACTATTGAGGAAGGTCAGGTGGCAAATATCACGCTTTTTAATCCAGATGTTGAGTACGAATTTACCGAAGAAGATATACTTTCAACATCAAAAAATTCAGCTTTTATAGGCAAAAAATTAAAAGGAAAAGCATATGGTGTTTTTGCCAATAACAAACTCGTAATCAATTAAAATCAATATATTTACAACCAATTAACTAAAACTAAAAATTATGGAACAAAACACAATCGACGAAGGTAAAACAATGGCAATTATTGCTTATATTACTGTAATAGGCACTATCATTGCCTGGTTTATGAACAAAGATAAGAACAATGCGTTTGCTGCATTTCATATTAAACAAGGATGGAAAGTATTTTTCTTTGGACTAGCACTATGGCTAGTATCATTTGTTTTAATTATGGTAACTCAAGTTGCTGCTATCGGTTATCTAGGTTACATTACTTGGATTTTTGTAATCTTAGGTATTATGAATGCAGCTGGTGGCAAAACACAACCACTGCCAGTTATAGGAACTATAGGGGGCTAATTAATTATTTATTTATTTAAAGTAAGAAAATGGAACAAAACACAATCGATGAAGGTAAAACAATGGCAATAATAGCCTATATTACGTTTATAGGTACAATTATAGCTTTTGTAATGAACAATGACAAGAAAAATGCATTCGCATCATTTCATATTAGACAAATGCTTGGCATTATTTTAATAGGTATAGCTTTAAATATAATTTTAAGGTTTTTACCTTTGGGTAGTATTGGATATTTAATAGGATTCTTACCTTTAATACTTATGGTTATGGGTGTAATTGGTGCATCTCAAGGCAAATTATCAAAAGTGCCTGTTTTAGGAGATCAATTCGAAGAATGGTTTAAAGGTATTGGATAAACCAAATTAAAATTAATATTTTTGAACCATCCCGAATACTCGGGATGGTTTTTTTATACAAATAAGTTAAAGTTTATGAATTTATCCTTAGAATATTTAGTCAGACAACCTAAAATTAATATTGAGAAACCACCCTTATTGATTATGCTACATGGCTATGGAAGTAACGAGCAAGACTTATTCTCGTTTGCCAATGAGTTGCCAGACAATTTATTAATTATAAGTGCTAGAGCTCCATTAGCTATGGCATATGATGGTCATGCTTGGTACACTATTCATTTTGATACTACGGATGGCAAATTTTCCGATACCGCTGAAGCTCTAAAATCAAGAGAGATAATTAGTACGTTTATTGATGAGATTCTAGAGAATTATGAAGTTGACCAAAAAAAAGTATTTTTATTGGGCTTCAGTCAAGGTACAATATTAAGCTACTCTGTTGCATTAAGTTATCCTGAAAAAGTGCAATATGTTGTAGGTTTAAGCGGTTATGTTAATAGTGAATTACTTCCTAAAAATTTAGACGCGGTAAACTATAAAAATTTAGAAGTTTACAGTTCTCATGGAACGGTAGATCAGGTTATTCCAGTAGAATGGGCAAGAAAAACCAAACCTTTTTTAGATACCTTAGGTATAAAAAATAGCTATGAGGAATATCAAGTGGGTCATGGCGTGGCTCCTCAAAATTTTTTAAGCTTAAAACAATGGATTGAAAACAGAATCTAATTTTTTATGCTTATTTTAGTAACCTATGTAAATTGAGATGAAAAAATTAGCCATATTACTATTCTTAACCTTGTCAATAACATCCTGTAAAAAATCAGAAGATGTAATTGAAAATCCAGAAGCAAAGACCATCACCTTTACCGTAATTGGAGATGTACCTTACGGTGATACTCAGCGTGATGGACTTATCAATTTAGTTGAAAAACATAATGCTCAAGATGCTTCTGAGTTTGTGGTTCATGTTGGTGATATAAAAAAAGGAGCAGATCCTTGCAATGAAGATGTCTTTATAGATGTCAGTACAATTTTAAAAAAGTTTACAAAACCTACATTTATAATTTTAGGTGACAACGAATATAACGATTGTGATAATCCAAATCAAGCCTTAGGCTTTTGGAATACTTATTTTTTACAATTCAATAAGAATTGGAATTTTACTCATACCGTGATAAACCAACCAAACAGATTGGAAAATTTCAACTGGATTCAAGATAAAGTGCTGTTTATAGGATTGAATATTGTTGGAAGTTCAGTACATGATGAAGACGAATGGCAAACACGCTTAACGGATAATGGCAACTGGGTAAAACAATTACTAGGAACTCATAAAAATACTATTGATGCCGCAGTACTATTTTCGCATGCCAATATGGTGGAAACTGGTCAAAAAAAGTTTGAGCCTTTTACGGATTTATTCAGAGCAGCAGCAGCAGATTTTAATAAACCAACATTAATTATAAACGGAGATGGACATTTTTGGATTAATAATAAACCTTGGCCAGAAAAAAATATTACTCGTATTCAAATTAATGGTGGTGTTGATGCACTTAAGGTCACCATAACCCCAGATTTAGAAAATCCTTTTTCATTTGACAATAATTTTTTAGATTAGTAGAACTCATTATTCATTTAATTAAAAACACAAGCTGAAAAATCTCACCAATTCTAAATTCGACACTATCATTATAGGTTCAGGTGTTGGTGGACTTTCTGCTGCAATTTGTTTGGCCAGAACAGGACAAAAAGTTTTGGTGTTAGAACAACATGATGTTCCCGGGGGTTGGTGTCATAGTTTTTACCTTAACGGATACCGCTTTACGCCTGGGGTACATTATGTGGGCTTGTTAGGTGAAGGAGAATCAACCCGTGAACTTTACGAAGGCCTTGGCATTGCCAATGATCTGGTTTTTTTCAGAATGAACCCAAAAGGTTTTGAGCACTGCTGGATTGGTGATGAACGATTTGATTATCCCTCAAGCCTTGAAGAGTTTAAAAATTTACTCTCACAAAAATTTCCAGAAGAAAAGAAGCAAATACATAAGTATTTGACTTTAGTTGAAAAAGTAACTACAGAACTACAACTTATCCCAAAACTCAAAGGTTTTTGGCAACATTTAACTGTACCGTACAGAACCAGACATATGGGAAAATATGCTCTTTTTAGCCTAAAAAGAGTAATAAATTGGCACATTAAAAATCCGCTATTACAAAAAATATTGAACATTCAATACGGCGATCATGGTTTACCACCATCAAAAGCACCCTTTCCATTACATTGTGCCGTTATGGGTCATTATTTTAATGGTGGTTATTATCCTATGGGTGGTGGTGGTTCCATTGTCAAAGCTATGACCAATAGTATTAAAAAATATGGGAGTCAAGTTAAAACAAAACAAAGCGTAAAATCTATTCTCCTTACAGGAACTAAAAAGAAAAAGGCGATTGGTGTTGAGCTAGAAAACGGAACACAACTGTTTGCGGACAGGGTTATTTCCAATGCCGATCCGGAAATTACATTTTTCAACTTAGTAGGCAAAGAAAATATAAGTACCAAACTTTTAAAAAAGCTGAACAAAACCAAATATTCCTGTACTTCTTTGATGTTGTTTTTGACCGTTGACATGGACGTGAAAAAAGCAGGTTTGGATTCTGGAAATATCTGGTTATTGCCCAATAGAGATATGGATGATTTGTATGAAGAAATGCAAAAAGTTGATATTTTAGAAGGTGATGAATTTCCTGGCCTTTTTATTAGTTGTACTACCCTAAAAGACCCAGCAAGTTTTGATGGTCGTTACCATACTATTGAAGCTATTACTTATATTAACCATAAAGCATTTGATCAATTTAAGAATGAAAAAAACCATGAAAGATCAACTAAATATCTAGCATTTAAAGAACGGTTAACAGAAAAAATAATAAATAGTTTAGTGAGAGTAGCCCCTGGCATTTCTGAAAATATTGTACATAAAGATTTAGGTACTCCTTTAACTAATGAGTATTATATAAACACTACAAAAGGAAGTGTTTATGGTACGGAAAAAAGTTTCAAGCAAATTGGTCCTTTTGCCTATAAGTCAGAAACTGAAATTGAAAACCTTTATTTATGTGGTGCCAGTGTTTTATCTCATGGTGTGGCTGGTGCCAGTTATTCAGGTGTTGAAACTGCTGCTAAAATTCTCGGATGCCAACAGGAAGATTTATTAAAAACTAATGAAAACCAAAACCTAAGAATATACGAAGCAGAAGACGATACCCATTACCCTGAATGGATGCAAAAGAAAATTGAGGTGAAAAAAGCGAGGCAAGAAGCAAAACAACAGTAATCCTATATTATACATTTAATCTCAATCCATCATAAGCTAAAAACACATTTTCTGGCAATTGCTTTTCAACTTCAGAATGAAAACCCAATTTGTGACTTATATGCGTTAAATATGCCTTTTTTGGTTGCAACTCTTCAATAAAATTAAGAGCATCTTCTAAATTCAAATGTGTTGGATGCGGTTCAGTTCTCAAAGCATTAACTACCAAAACGTCTAATTTTTTAAGCTTATTCTTTTCTGCATCTGAAATCGATTTAAGATCGGTTAGATATGCAAAGTTATCTATCCTATAACCAAATATGGGTAGTTTTCCATGTAAAAATTCAATAGGGACTATTTTTTTGTTAGCTAATATAAATTCCTTATTATCAACAACTTGAATACCAGCACTTGGTGCACCAGGATATCGATTTACTTTTGTGAAAATATAATAAAAACGTTGCTCTAAATTACCAATTATCCTTTCGGGTACGTAAAGTGGTACATCTCCCATTTTATGTGAAAATGCCCTAATATCGTCTAATCCTGCAGTATGGTCGGCATGCTCATGCGTAAATACAATTCCATCAATGCTATCAACCTGCTCTCTTAACATTTGCTGTCTAAAATCTGGGCCGCAATCAATCACATAACGATATTCATCCCATTCAATCATTATAGAGCTACGCAACCTTTTATCTTTTGGGTCATCTGACAAACAAACTGGATGATTACTCCCTATTATCGGTATTCCCTGTGAAGTGCCAGTACCTAAAAAAGTAACGTTCATATCAAATCTTTTTACAAAAATAACGTTTAAAATTTAACAAATTTAACGTATAGTTGTTACATTTGTAAAACTAAATAGCTAGAAATGTCAGTTACTTTAAAAGGTGATAAAGAAATTGCTAATATCCCTTCCATAAAAAGGAAATCTTTAAAGATAAATCTTAACGATAATATTTACGGAACGTTTGCTGAAATAGGTGCGGGACAAGAAACTGTACGTAATTTCTTCAGAGCTGGTGGTGCTTCCGGAACTATAGCAAAAGCTATGTCTGCTTATGACAAAGATTTCTCCGATGCCATTTATGGTATTGAACATGATAATAGATATGTAACTCAACCTCGCTTAAAAAGAATGTTAACTCACGAAATTGAGTTAATGGAAGATAGATTAAGTAGGTCTAAGCATCCTGAAAAATTATTCTTTTCTTATGCCAATACAGTTGCTACCATAGATTTTGCCAAAAAATTTAAAGGTCATGGATGGGTTGGTATAAAATTTCAGTTAGATCCTCTTGAAGATTATAATGAAATAGTACTACACATACGCTTTAAGCAAACTGATGCTCGTTTACAACAAGAAACCCTTGGTATATTAGGTGTAAATCTTATTTACGGAGCATTTTATATGAATGACAGACCAAAGGAATTGTTAAAATCTTTCTATGATCATTTGGATAAAGACCAAATTGAAATAGACATGATCAATTTTTCTGGACCACGTTTTATGTACGTGGATAATAGATTGATGAGTTTACAATTGGTGAAAAATGGAATGACAGATGCCGTAATGTTTGGCCCTGACGGAAATAATTTATTACCTGCTCAAGTTTTATACAAAAAAAATATTTTAGCATTACGTGGTAGCTTTAGACCAGTTACCAAAGTGAATATGGATATGTTTAAGAATGCTCAAGAAATGTTCTTGGACGAAAAAACCGTATCTGAAGAGAATGCTAAAATCATATTCGAAATTACCTTGGCAAATCTAAGAGCTGAAGGTGAAATAAATGAACGTGATTTTTTAGATAGAGCCGAATTGCTTTGTTCTTTGGGTCAGAATGTAATGATTACCAATTTTCAAGAATATTATAAATTAGTTGAATATTTTGCTCAGTTTACCAAAGCAAGAATGGCATTGGCAATGGGTGTGTACAATTTAGTTCAGATTTTTGATGAAAAATACTATCGTCATTTAAGTGGTGGAATTCTCGAAGCCTTTGGTAAATTATTCTTTAAAGATTTAAAAGTATATCTATACCCTTTAAAAGATCCTGATACAGGTGAGTTCATTACCAGCGAGACACTTAAAGTACATCCACGTATGAAAGAATTATACAAATTCTTTAAATACAATGGTAAAATGTTAGATATCAAGAACTTTAACCCTGATATATTGGATATTTTCTCAAGAGATGTTTTACAAATGATTGCAGACGGTAAAGAAGGTTGGGAAGATATGATTCCCGATGTTGTAGCAGATTTGATTAAAGATCACCGTTTATTTGGTTATTCTAGCAGAAAATTTGCTAAACATAATAACTAGAAAAACAATCTCTTTCTTCTCGTTTGGCTAAAAAAATCAATGAATCTAACCATTTATTAAATATTATTATTAAAAAAACTTTCGTAAATAAAATTCAAAAATAAAAGGATTATTATTATCGAAAATATCAAAATAGCGAGCTTTGCAAGCTGCTTTTTGTTTCTATTCATTTTAATTTTTCGGTTCATTTTTGTTGGTTTTTAGCTTAAAATTTGGGCTGCGTGATCCTTGGTTTTAACTTTGGTAATTATATTTTCTATTATTCCTTTTTCGTCAATAACAAAAGTAGTCCTATATATTCCATCAAATTCTCTTCCCATAAATTTTTTAGGCCCCCAAACTTTATAAGCATTAATTACTTCTTTATCTACATCAGCTAACAACGGAAAAGGCAATGAATTTTTAGTAACAAAGTTTCCTTGTTTTCTTTCGGTATCTGCACTAACACCCAATAAAGCAAAACCCTTTTCTTTTAAGTTTGAATAATTATCACGTAAGTTACAGACCTCGGCGGTACAACCAGGCGTACTAGCACGTGGGTAAAAAAATAGTATCAGTTTATTTCCTGAGTAATCCTCTAAATTTCTGGTTTCTCCTTCGTGGTCAGTAGCTTTAAAATCAGGTGCTCTCTCCCCTATTTTTAATGTCGTCATTATTATTATTTTTGTTTGAACAAATCTAATCAAAAAATGACGAAAAAAGAAAGTGTGGCTTTTGTGATAAAAACATTGGAAGAATTATATCCAAATCCACCGATACCCTTAACGCACAAAGATCCATATACATTATTAATTTCTGTGCTACTTTCTGCCCAAAGCACTGATAATAGGGTAAATACCATTACTCCACTGCTATTTGAAAAAGCTGACAATCCCTATGATATGATTAAATTAAGTGTAGATGAAATCAGGGAAATTATAAAACCCGTAGGACTTTCGCCGATGAAATCAAAAGGTATATATGGTCTATCACATATATTAATCGACAAACATAACGGAGAAGTTCCTCAAAATTTTGAAGATTTAGAAGCACTACCTGCTGTTGGACATAAAACAGCTTCAGTAGTAATGAGTCAAGCATTTAATACCCCATCTTTCCCGGTAGATACACATATCCATAGATTAATGTACAGATGGAATTTAAGTTCTGGGAAAAATGTAGTACAAACAGAAAAAGATGCAAAAAGACTGTTTCCGAAAGAATTGTGGAATACATTGCACTTACAAATTATATATTATGGTAGAGAATACTCGCCAGCAAGAGGGTGGGATTTAGAAAAAGATATTATAACAAAAAAAATAGGCAGAAAAAGTGTTCTTAATGCCTACTACAAAAAATAAAAAAAGGCTTGCAATTTCTTACAAGCCTTTTCTTTTAATTCAAATTAAACAAAATCTTTTTGTCTTCCTCATTTTTAACTACTTCAACAGATTTGGAGTAATTTAAAATAAATGAGATTGTACTTTCTTTGGGGGCGAATTGCTTATTCAGCAATTCTTCAGTGTAAATTTTCTTCATATATACTAAAATTAAGTGTTAGGGTTGAGTATATAACGAAGAAAAATTTACATTATTGTTAATTAGTTAAAACTATTTTATTTTTTTCAATAATTTTCCTCAAATTAATCAAAGCGTAACGCATTCTACCTAAGGCAGTATTGATGCTAACCCCAGTGTTTTCAGAGATTTCCTTAAAACTCATATCTCTGTAAATACGCATAATTAAAACTTCTTTTTGATCTTCAGGTAGCTCTTCAATTATCCGTCTTACATCAAAATGTATCTGATTTTTGATAATTTCTTTCTCAGCATTTAGCGAAGAATCGCTTAAAACAGAAAAAATATCGAATTCTTCAGTATTTTTGAATGAAGGCATTCTATTGCTTTTTCTAAAATGGTCAATAACCAAATTGTGCGAAATACGCATTACCCAAGGTAAAAATTTACCTTCCTCGTTATAGTTACCTAATTTTAAAGTTCTGATTACTTTGATAAAAGCATCTTGAAAAATATCTTCTGCGATATCTCTATCTAATACTTTTGAATAAATAAAACTGTAGATTTTTTGTTTGTGACGACCAACTAAAATTTCTAATGACCTTTCACTTCCATTAATGTAGTTCCTTACTAAGACGCTATCATCTAACTTTTGTTTTTGCATAATTCCCTTTTTGGTTAATGAAGCTATGAGACTTCGTTAATTAAATTTAAAAAGTAGAACTATACTATACGCGTTATTTTTTAGTTAAGGGGAAACTAGTTCCTGTTATTAATGTGTTCAAATAATCAAAGTGAACGGGGCAAATATAATGACAAACTTTTTAATAAAACAAACTTTTTTTAAAAATATTTTACAACGCACTATATTTTTTTTACAAAAATAAGTCACTATCTTTGTCGCTATTTCATATTTTAAAGGGCTTCCGTGAAGATAGATAACTTAGATCCAAAAGAGCAAATAATTATAAAAAAAGCTGCATTACACAACTTAAAAGATGTAAATGTGGCCATTCCAAGAAATAAATTAGTAGTAATTACTGGTTTGTCCGGATCCGGAAAATCGAGCTTGGCATTTGACACATTGTATGCAGAAGGGCAACGCAGATATGTAGAAAGTTTATCATCGTATGCAAGACAATTTTTGGGCAAACTGAACAAACCAAAAGTTGAATATATTAAAGGTATAGCTCCAGCTATTGCCATAGAACAAAAGGTAAATAGTACAAATCCGCGTTCAACAGTAGGTACATCTACCGAAATTTACGATTATCTAAAACTATTGTATGCTAGAATTGGCAGAACTTTTTCGCCCATTTCAGGTAATGAAGTCAAGAAAAATACAGTAACCGATGTTATTGACCATGTAAAAAAGTATAGTGAAGGGAGCAAACTGTTATTACTTGCACCTATATATATAGAAAAGGGCAGAACCTTAAAAAAGGTATTGCAAATTCTGGAACAGCAAGGATATGCCAGAATAAAAGTTGATAATGAAGTGGTGAGGATTAATGATTTTAAACCAAAAAATCAAAAAGAATTTCAACTAGTAGTAGACAGAATTATAGTAAAAGACGATGAGGATTTTTACAACCGCTTGGGCGATGCCATTGAAACCGCTTTTTTTGAAGGCAAAGGAGAATGTATTATTGAAGATTTATCTAACCATAAACAACACCTTTTTAACAATAAGTTTGAATTGGACGGGCTTTCCTTTTTAGAACCCAATACCCATTTGTTCAGCTTTAACAATCCTTACGGTGCTTGCCCAACTTGCGAAGGCTATGGAAATGTTATTGGTATTGATGCAGATTTGGTAATACCCAATACAGCCTTATCCATTTATGAAGATGCCATAGTTCCGTGGCGAACGGATTCGTTTTTGGAATACAAGGAAGCCTTAATCGATAATGCTTATAAGTTTGATTTTCCGATTCATAAGCCTTATTTTGAATTGACCGAAGACCAAAAACAATTGCTTTGGGACGGCAATAAATATTTTCACGGGCTCAATACTTTCTTTAAACATATAGAAGAAAAAACCTATAAAATCCAATATCGTGTAATGCTTTCGCGATATCGTGGTAAAACAAAATGTACTACATGCAATGGCAAAAGGTTGCGTGAAGAAACGTCTTATATAAAAATTGACAATACAACCATAATGGATCTAGTAAACTTACCAATTAATGAAGTATTGGATTTCTTTAAAGATTTAAAACTCTCCGAACACGATCAAAAAATAGCCAAACGTTTGTTAAAAGAAATTAATAATCGATTACAATTTTTATCGGATGTAGGGCTAAACTACCTAAGTTTAAACCGGGCATCAAATACCCTTTCTGGTGGAGAGAGTCAACGTATTAACTTAGCCACTTCATTAGGTAGCAGTTTAGTAGGTTCTATGTATATTTTGGATGAACCTAGTATTGGCTTACATTCCAAAGATACCGAACGTCTGATCAAAGTTTTGAAAGGGTTACGTGACCTAGGCAATACCGTTATTGTGGTAGAGCATGACGAAGATATTATGAAAGCGGCAGACCATATTATTGATATCGGCCCTGAAGCGGGTACTTTTGGTGGCGAATTAGTAGCTCAGGGTACTTATCAAGAAATCTTAAACTCGGATACCTTAACGGCAAGTTACCTTTCTGGGAAATTAAAAATTGAAGTTCCTAAAGAACGAAGAAAAGTTACGGATTTTATAAAAGTTATTGGTGCAAGGGAACATAATTTAAAGAACATTGATGTTGAATTCCCTTTAAACACCTTAACTATGGTTACAGGTGTTTCTGGTAGTGGTAAAAGTACATTGATAAAAAACATACTCTATCCCGCCTTACAGAAAAAATTGTTCAATTATGGTGAAAAGCCCGGACAGTTTACAAGCATAGAAGGCAATTTTTCTACCGTAAAAAGTGTAGAATTTATCGATCAGAACCCTATTGGACGATCAAGTCGGTCTAATCCTGTTACCTATATTAAGGTATATGATGATATTAGAGCATTATTTACTAAGCAAAAATTATCAAAAATAAGAGGCTATAAGGCCAAACATTTTTCCTTTAATGTGGATGGTGGCAGATGTGAAACCTGTAAAGGTGAAGGCGAAGTAACCATAGGTATGCAATTTATGGCTGATGTACATTTACCATGCGAAACCTGTAAAGGCAAACGTTTTAAAAAAGAAATTTTAGAAGTAAACTTTGAAAACAAATCCATTGCTGATGTATTGGAAATGACCATTGATGAAGCCACTGCATTTTTTAAACAGTATGAACAAAAAAAGATAGTTACCAAATTAAAACCGTTACAAGACGTTGGGTTGGGCTATGTACAATTGGGACAAGCTTCTTCTACCCTTTCGGGCGGTGAGGCACAACGGATAAAACTAGCTTCGTTCTTAGTAAAAGGGACGACAAAAGACAAAGTACTTTTTATCTTTGATGAACCTACTACAGGTTTGCACTTTCATGATATTAAAAAACTGTTGGCCTCTTTTAATGCCCTAATCGAAAAAGGACATACTATTGTGGTTATTGAACATAATATAGACTTAATAAAGTGTGCCGACTATATTATTGACCTTGGCAAAGATGGCGGAAAAACGGGTGGTAATTTGTTGTTTCAAGGCTTGCCCGAGGATTTGGTAAAAGTTAAGGAATCTTATACGGCTTATTATTTAAAAGAAAAGCTGAATTAAAATTCTAGAATTTTAATTCAGCTTTTCTTTATTTATATCTATTAGTAAATAACCGAATCAATCCAGGCATTAGCCTTTGAAACCCTAGCAAGTGCCATAACCGCAGTATATTTAATCTCTCTGTTCAATGCCCCAGAAACTATACCGAC from Aureibaculum sp. 2308TA14-22 includes:
- a CDS encoding dihydroorotase, with protein sequence MNLLIKSAKIIDSKSPYHLKKRDVLIEKGKIANIASTIKNPNKIKEIKLENLHISTGWFDTSVSFAEPGFEERETIANGLKVAAKSGFTAVAMNPNTNPVIDNKSAVEFLVNKAKGNAVQLFPIANLTQKAEGKELAELFDMYSSGAIAFGDYDKPVNNANLMKIALLYAQNFDGLVLSFPQDNSLSNNGVANEGKVATKLGLKGNPALAEELQVARDLFLLEYAGGKLHIPTISTAKSVKLIAEAKKKGLDVTCSVSSHHLFLTDNELNEFNTNYKVSPPLRERNDVNGLKKGVINGTIDMITSDHNPIDIENKKVEFENAMSGTIGLESLFGAINTLFPLEKTIDCITNVPRKRFNIENPTIEEGQVANITLFNPDVEYEFTEEDILSTSKNSAFIGKKLKGKAYGVFANNKLVIN
- a CDS encoding alpha/beta hydrolase, translating into MNLSLEYLVRQPKINIEKPPLLIMLHGYGSNEQDLFSFANELPDNLLIISARAPLAMAYDGHAWYTIHFDTTDGKFSDTAEALKSREIISTFIDEILENYEVDQKKVFLLGFSQGTILSYSVALSYPEKVQYVVGLSGYVNSELLPKNLDAVNYKNLEVYSSHGTVDQVIPVEWARKTKPFLDTLGIKNSYEEYQVGHGVAPQNFLSLKQWIENRI
- a CDS encoding phytoene desaturase family protein, which produces MGSGVGGLSAAICLARTGQKVLVLEQHDVPGGWCHSFYLNGYRFTPGVHYVGLLGEGESTRELYEGLGIANDLVFFRMNPKGFEHCWIGDERFDYPSSLEEFKNLLSQKFPEEKKQIHKYLTLVEKVTTELQLIPKLKGFWQHLTVPYRTRHMGKYALFSLKRVINWHIKNPLLQKILNIQYGDHGLPPSKAPFPLHCAVMGHYFNGGYYPMGGGGSIVKAMTNSIKKYGSQVKTKQSVKSILLTGTKKKKAIGVELENGTQLFADRVISNADPEITFFNLVGKENISTKLLKKLNKTKYSCTSLMLFLTVDMDVKKAGLDSGNIWLLPNRDMDDLYEEMQKVDILEGDEFPGLFISCTTLKDPASFDGRYHTIEAITYINHKAFDQFKNEKNHERSTKYLAFKERLTEKIINSLVRVAPGISENIVHKDLGTPLTNEYYINTTKGSVYGTEKSFKQIGPFAYKSETEIENLYLCGASVLSHGVAGASYSGVETAAKILGCQQEDLLKTNENQNLRIYEAEDDTHYPEWMQKKIEVKKARQEAKQQ
- a CDS encoding MBL fold metallo-hydrolase, coding for MNVTFLGTGTSQGIPIIGSNHPVCLSDDPKDKRLRSSIMIEWDEYRYVIDCGPDFRQQMLREQVDSIDGIVFTHEHADHTAGLDDIRAFSHKMGDVPLYVPERIIGNLEQRFYYIFTKVNRYPGAPSAGIQVVDNKEFILANKKIVPIEFLHGKLPIFGYRIDNFAYLTDLKSISDAEKNKLKKLDVLVVNALRTEPHPTHLNLEDALNFIEELQPKKAYLTHISHKLGFHSEVEKQLPENVFLAYDGLRLNV
- a CDS encoding TonB-dependent receptor, whose product is MSVTLKGDKEIANIPSIKRKSLKINLNDNIYGTFAEIGAGQETVRNFFRAGGASGTIAKAMSAYDKDFSDAIYGIEHDNRYVTQPRLKRMLTHEIELMEDRLSRSKHPEKLFFSYANTVATIDFAKKFKGHGWVGIKFQLDPLEDYNEIVLHIRFKQTDARLQQETLGILGVNLIYGAFYMNDRPKELLKSFYDHLDKDQIEIDMINFSGPRFMYVDNRLMSLQLVKNGMTDAVMFGPDGNNLLPAQVLYKKNILALRGSFRPVTKVNMDMFKNAQEMFLDEKTVSEENAKIIFEITLANLRAEGEINERDFLDRAELLCSLGQNVMITNFQEYYKLVEYFAQFTKARMALAMGVYNLVQIFDEKYYRHLSGGILEAFGKLFFKDLKVYLYPLKDPDTGEFITSETLKVHPRMKELYKFFKYNGKMLDIKNFNPDILDIFSRDVLQMIADGKEGWEDMIPDVVADLIKDHRLFGYSSRKFAKHNN
- a CDS encoding DUF4870 domain-containing protein — translated: MEQNTIDEGKTMAIIAYITFIGTIIAFVMNNDKKNAFASFHIRQMLGIILIGIALNIILRFLPLGSIGYLIGFLPLILMVMGVIGASQGKLSKVPVLGDQFEEWFKGIG
- a CDS encoding metallophosphoesterase translates to MKKLAILLFLTLSITSCKKSEDVIENPEAKTITFTVIGDVPYGDTQRDGLINLVEKHNAQDASEFVVHVGDIKKGADPCNEDVFIDVSTILKKFTKPTFIILGDNEYNDCDNPNQALGFWNTYFLQFNKNWNFTHTVINQPNRLENFNWIQDKVLFIGLNIVGSSVHDEDEWQTRLTDNGNWVKQLLGTHKNTIDAAVLFSHANMVETGQKKFEPFTDLFRAAAADFNKPTLIINGDGHFWINNKPWPEKNITRIQINGGVDALKVTITPDLENPFSFDNNFLD
- the bcp gene encoding thioredoxin-dependent thiol peroxidase — its product is MTTLKIGERAPDFKATDHEGETRNLEDYSGNKLILFFYPRASTPGCTAEVCNLRDNYSNLKEKGFALLGVSADTERKQGNFVTKNSLPFPLLADVDKEVINAYKVWGPKKFMGREFDGIYRTTFVIDEKGIIENIITKVKTKDHAAQILS